The window ATTTTCTTCTCCATTTGAATACGCCGTCAGTAGTCAAGGCATATAAATAGGTGTCATTAGAGCCGACATAAACCATATTTAGCGCATAATTAACGGCAGGAGAAGACATAACGTTACCTCCTGTCGAGTAACTCCATTTTAAGCTACCGTCAGAGTTTATGGCGTAAAGTTTGTTATCTTGCGAACCTACATAAATGACATCGTTGTGAATAGCCGGGGAAGACCACACATCGAGTCCTGTTGCGTAACTCCATTTCAAGCTACCGTCAGGATTAATTGCATAAAGTTTACCGCTTCTTGCACCGACATATATGGTATTATCGCTGCCGATAGCCGGGGAAGATGTTTGTTCGGTGCCGGTATAGGAAGTGAAGTATTTCCATCTTAATGAGTTATCCGAGTTAATTGCGTATAGGTATCCCGAATCGCACATCACATAAATAACAGCTCCATCGGGAGTAACGACCGGAGAAGAACGAACCGGGGTGTAGACTCTGAATTTCCATTTCATTACACCGCTAGTATCGACCGCCCAGAGGGAAGAGTCGCCCGAGTTACCGACATAAACTACTTCATTATTGTATATGGCTCCGGACGAGTGAGGAAAAACAAATGGAGGATTAGAGTTGTTCATAAGCAATTTCCATTTAACGGTGCAATCCTCATTTACACACCAAAAATACCATTTTCCCGTAGGCCCCTGCCCGTGTTCGGCACCCTGTATATATGCGTGACCGAAGTCATCTATAACGGGAGAACCGTAATTCCACTCAATTTGTGTGTTACATGTCGTAGTACAGCAATCCGGACCGTAACGGTTAACCGAGCCTATTCTTTGGTTATTGTTGTGAAAACTTGGCCATACATCTGCGAAGACTGGCTGCCACATTAAAAAGACAGAAGCAGAAATTAAGAAAAATGCATTTTTCATTTTACCCCCTTTTTTCACAAAGAAATTTATTACTAACAGGGATTTCAAGAGAAAGCAAGAGATTTTTTTATTTTCTCTCATAAATTCTCTTTTTCTGCCTGTAGTAAGAAGATATCCCATAATTTTTTTATTTCATTAAAATTAATTTTTTTGTTAATTTTGTTTCGTTTGCATTCAATTGCAGAAAATATAATCCGTTTGGTAAGTTGTTAGGTTGCCAGAATAATTGGTGTTTGCCGGCATTTTGTTTTTCATTTGATAAAACGTCAACTACTTTACCCGAGACATTAAATACTTTTAAGTTAACGGAAGAAGTTGAGGGCAAGGTATAAGAAATGGAAAAGTTTTTAGTTGAAAGATTAGGAGTAACGGTTAAGAAAGTATTATTTAAGGCAGTTGCTTGTTCTTCCACTGCGCCACGCACATATGCGCATTTGAGGTCTTTGTTTGTAAAATCATAGTATATTGCAAAAAATAATTCCGTCTCTGCTACACTCGAAGAATATCCACCCACGTCTCCGGCGGTATCAACCAGCCAGCTGCTTACTCCCAAACTTAAAAAATTCCCGTTGGTTTTATCATAGTATGTTAAGAAACCCTTGCCATTACAAAACATTCCTACATCTCCCGTACTATCTATTATTCCAATACTCCAGGAGATGTTATTATAGTGCGCAGACTTCAAATCTCCACTAGTCTCATCGTAATAATAAATATAAACATCGGAATAAAAATAAGAAACGGAGCTGTATTTTCCTACATCTCCCATCGTGTCGACTTTTTCAATTTGCCAGTTTGTTCCGTTGTATTTTGCAAGTTTCAAGTCTCCGTTAGTGCTGTCATAATAACTGATATAAATCGTATCCGAATGTCCTGCAATAGAATTATATCTCCCCACGTCTCCGGCAGTATCTACTTTTTGAACAGTCCATACGGAATCCTTTAAACAAGCTAATTTTAGGTCTCCGTTGGTTTCATCGTAGTAACTAATATAAGGGACATCATGAGTTTTGTCTATATAAAGCGAAGTAAATAATCCGACATTACCGACACTGTCTATGGCATATGTTTGAAAAAAACCGTCCTTCCAGCATTCTGTCCTTGCGATTTTCAAATTTCCGTTTGTCTCATCATAATAACTAATGAACAAAGTGTCTCCACACCCGCCTATAGAAGTAAACTTTCCTACGTTTCCTGCGCTATCTTCACTGTCAAAGGATTGAGATGTTTTATCCAACAAATCAAGTCTGCACTTGAGATTTCCGTTAGTTTCATCGTAATAACTTGCAGCAACTCCTCCCATCCAAAAGCACAAAGAGGTATATTTTCCGACATCGCCAACGCTATCTATCGTACCAATTGTCCACCCCGCATAGCTTAATTTTGTGAACATAACTAAACCTGCAACAACCAACGAGAAATTTCTCATAATACCCCTACCAAATTTAATATTAAATATCAAAAATCAAATATACAACAATTACTTATTTTATAAGCGTTATCTTTTTAGTTTCGTTGTGTCCGCCAACTGTCAATCTCACAAAATATATTCCTGATTTTAATTTGTTTGCGTTGTTGCCTTTCCCATCCCAGTATATAGTATAGTTACCCGATCCTTGTTTGCCGTTTACAAGTTGTTTCACCAAAGAGCCTGTTATATCATAAATACCTATTTGGATATCTTTTGTTTTCCCGTTAGTTATTGAATAATGAATAGTTGTGCCGGAGGCGAAAGGAGTAGGCGAATTATTCAGAGTAACAATTGTCCGGGGGACGCTATTTTCTTCTGCGCTTATGCTCAAAAGAGGCATTTTAGCCGCCTGATAAATTTCATCGGATGAGTCCTGGACAAAAACGACTATATAAGAATTATGATATACCCAGGTCGGATCCATTGTAAAACTTCTTGTTTCATCAATAAAACTATTACCGGGTATTGAGATAGGCATACCGCTTATCGGCATCATATTTCTTACTACGTGGAATAAACTATCCTCTCCCTGCCATGCATATGGGATATCAGTTTCAACAATTACGCAATGAGCTAACGCATTTATTGTATTATCGGTAGTATTGGCAATACGAGCTGTTACACTTCCGGTTCTTGCTGACGGGTCATAAGAACCTGTAAGTCCAATTGTTAATAACGCCGGAATTGTTTTGCGGAAATCAAAATCATTGCGATAAATTTGATACCAGCTCATACCTCTTCTTCTAATGCTTCCATCGCACCATGTCGTAGGATATACTCCCGGCAAATAATGCATAATCCTTTGGGTTGATGGTGAATTTACAAAAGGTGTATTTCCATTATATCCAAGAATAATTATTGAATCTCCTGCTTCTTCTTCCAATTGATGCAGCGCACCCGCTGTATAAGGGCAGTTCCCTCACCCGACACTTGTTAGTTCTTCCAGTAATACTGTTCTTTGTACCGGTGAAGCCCCACCCGTGTCGTATTTCACAACAGCGCCAAGAAAATAGTCATTTCGTGTATAGAACCAACCTGTCCCAAAATTGTATTGGGAAGGTAAGCTTTTCATAGTATCAAAACGGGTCGTAGGAAAAAGTGTATCCATCTCATAATTTCCCACCCAGAACGGAACTTTTATATATATCGGCGAAGGCAATGTATATACATTCCACGAAATACCCGTTGAGTCCGTTTCCGCAGTAGTACGAACTTCTAATAATTTTGTCCCGGGGTACCCGTTTATATCATTCCATATAAAAAGGCTGCACTGCTTGGAGGCTGCGCCCGGAGCAATCACGCCGTGCATAATTGCAAACACAGAACAGGCGCGCTCAGGGTAAAACTTTACCGCTTCATATTTTATTCTATTTGCGCTATCCCAATAAAGAAAGGGAGGTTCAAGTTGTGGGGTCAGAGTATCATTAATATTCTGGGCATTCAAGGGAACAAAATATAGCCCTAAAAGCCCTAAAAACAAGATGTTACGCATTTTTCCTCCTTCAAACATTAAAACAAAAACCGTTTATTTATTCTATAAACTGTCCGGCAGAACTGGACAGGAAACAGACAGTTAGATATATCTTATTTAATGTAGGTACAAATACCCAGCACAGCTGGATAACCAGTCTCTAATACTTCCGACAAAGAGACTGTAACATAGCTGAAAAGGGCTTGCTATTATTTCCTATGTCACAAACTCTAAGTAAACAAAAAGGGGCGACTCGTTGAGTCGCCCCTTTTTGAATTATTTATTATTCTATTACCGTAATTTTGCGTGTAATCGAGTAGGAGTTTGTTTTTAATCTGCAAAGATATATTCCGGTTTTTATTCTATTGCCGTGATTATCTTTAGCATCCCATTTTATTGAATGCTGGCCTTCAGTGTAATTGCCGGATAAAGATTTAACCAATTTCCCTGTTATATCGTATATATCGAGGTTGACAAAAGATTTTTCAGGAAGGGTAAGGGATATTCTTGTTTCCGTAGAGAAAGGATTCGGCGAGCTTTTGCCGGAATTTATTTTGAAATCGAGTTTGCCTTCTTCTATTGATGTAGGTGTTTTATAGCAATGAATTCTGTGTAATCTTCGGGAATACTCATTAAACCAGATACTCGTATCTGCCGCTATGGCAGGAGAAGTAATCTGCCAGGAGTAAGTATTTTTGCATATTAGATGTCCGGAGTCTGCATAATTTGCTATGATATAAATTGAATTATTGCCGGTTCCTATATAAATCAAATTGTTTGGAGAAGCAACTGCAGGAGAAGAAAAGCCCGGATTGCCGTCGAGAGTGAATGACCATTTTAGAGCGCCCGTTGCTATATCTACGGCGTTAAGTTTATTATTGTTTGAACCGATATAAAGTATTCCTCTCCCCTCATCTAAAGCCGGTGAGGAGTTGGCAGTGCCACCCAAGGCGAGACTCCATTTCACAGTTCCGCCCGGGTTTATTGCATAAAGTCTGCCGGCATAGTTGCCCACATATATAGTGGTATCTGCGCCAACAGCGGGAGTGCCGCGCACTTCATCGCTCGTCGTATAACTCCATCTTATTGCACCAGTGCTTGCTGTAAAAGCGTAAAGTCTGTTATTTGAGCAACCTACGAATATAGTGCCTTCATCGGGAGAAAGTGTTGGAGAAGAGAATTTGGCGCCGGTTGCGGTTGTTAACGTTCTCCATTTCATTGTGCTGTCCGAGTTTATTGCATAAAGATAACCGTCATCGGACATAGTGTATATCACCGAACCATCCGAGGAAACAGCAGGAGATGCACGTACTCTACCACCAGTTATATATTTCCATCTATATGCGCCGGAAGAATCAATGCAAGTAAGAGCATTGTTTGCCGGATTGCCGACATAAACAACAGTATCGCCAGATATGGCGCAGGAAGAGTGCATTTGTAATCCACCTGTGGGGTTAGTAGCGTTTAACTGGTATGTCCATTTAACTGAACAATCGCGAGCGCCTACGCACCATAAGTTCCAAGGGCCGCTAGCATTAACTCCGCCCTGCATATATACTTTTTCATTTGCTCCATCTATAACAGGCGAAGCGTAACTATATTCAATATCTATTTCGCAAGAAGTATCGCAGCAGTCCGGTCCGAAATTTGGACTAAAG of the bacterium genome contains:
- a CDS encoding PQQ-binding-like beta-propeller repeat protein → MKNAFFLISASVFLMWQPVFADVWPSFHNNNQRIGSVNRYGPDCCTTTCNTQIEWNYGSPVIDDFGHAYIQGAEHGQGPTGKWYFWCVNEDCTVKWKLLMNNSNPPFVFPHSSGAIYNNEVVYVGNSGDSSLWAVDTSGVMKWKFRVYTPVRSSPVVTPDGAVIYVMCDSGYLYAINSDNSLRWKYFTSYTGTEQTSSPAIGSDNTIYVGARSGKLYAINPDGSLKWSYATGLDVWSSPAIHNDVIYVGSQDNKLYAINSDGSLKWSYSTGGNVMSSPAVNYALNMVYVGSNDTYLYALTTDGVFKWRRKLSGMPGISSPAVAMSNSMVYIGDDANKIYMVEDWVDSSVLKCSLTHDWDITSPAIDKDTSIWYNEYSHYLHKIKCKLPPRAIEEKFDIRVRSERSWPNPFRKETKISFILPEKSYVKLDIYDITGKLVIKLMDGSYASGQHLIKWDGIDQHGNKITAGTYLFMLKTDTYTVTRKMTVLK
- a CDS encoding T9SS type A sorting domain-containing protein — translated: MRNFSLVVAGLVMFTKLSYAGWTIGTIDSVGDVGKYTSLCFWMGGVAASYYDETNGNLKCRLDLLDKTSQSFDSEDSAGNVGKFTSIGGCGDTLFISYYDETNGNLKIARTECWKDGFFQTYAIDSVGNVGLFTSLYIDKTHDVPYISYYDETNGDLKLACLKDSVWTVQKVDTAGDVGRYNSIAGHSDTIYISYYDSTNGDLKLAKYNGTNWQIEKVDTMGDVGKYSSVSYFYSDVYIYYYDETSGDLKSAHYNNISWSIGIIDSTGDVGMFCNGKGFLTYYDKTNGNFLSLGVSSWLVDTAGDVGGYSSSVAETELFFAIYYDFTNKDLKCAYVRGAVEEQATALNNTFLTVTPNLSTKNFSISYTLPSTSSVNLKVFNVSGKVVDVLSNEKQNAGKHQLFWQPNNLPNGLYFLQLNANETKLTKKLILMK
- a CDS encoding FlgD immunoglobulin-like domain containing protein produces the protein MEEEAGDSIIILGYNGNTPFVNSPSTQRIMHYLPGVYPTTWCDGSIRRRGMSWYQIYRNDFDFRKTIPALLTIGLTGSYDPSARTGSVTARIANTTDNTINALAHCVIVETDIPYAWQGEDSLFHVVRNMMPISGMPISIPGNSFIDETRSFTMDPTWVYHNSYIVVFVQDSSDEIYQAAKMPLLSISAEENSVPRTIVTLNNSPTPFASGTTIHYSITNGKTKDIQIGIYDITGSLVKQLVNGKQGSGNYTIYWDGKGNNANKLKSGIYFVRLTVGGHNETKKITLIK
- a CDS encoding PQQ-binding-like beta-propeller repeat protein; this encodes MKKMFMLVSFVVLFIGQSISASVWPSYHNTDIRRTGFSPNFGPDCCDTSCEIDIEYSYASPVIDGANEKVYMQGGVNASGPWNLWCVGARDCSVKWTYQLNATNPTGGLQMHSSCAISGDTVVYVGNPANNALTCIDSSGAYRWKYITGGRVRASPAVSSDGSVIYTMSDDGYLYAINSDSTMKWRTLTTATGAKFSSPTLSPDEGTIFVGCSNNRLYAFTASTGAIRWSYTTSDEVRGTPAVGADTTIYVGNYAGRLYAINPGGTVKWSLALGGTANSSPALDEGRGILYIGSNNNKLNAVDIATGALKWSFTLDGNPGFSSPAVASPNNLIYIGTGNNSIYIIANYADSGHLICKNTYSWQITSPAIAADTSIWFNEYSRRLHRIHCYKTPTSIEEGKLDFKINSGKSSPNPFSTETRISLTLPEKSFVNLDIYDITGKLVKSLSGNYTEGQHSIKWDAKDNHGNRIKTGIYLCRLKTNSYSITRKITVIE